One segment of Niveibacterium microcysteis DNA contains the following:
- the lpdA gene encoding dihydrolipoyl dehydrogenase codes for MSQIIEVKVPDIGDFKDVPIIEIAVKPGDTVKAEDALLTLESDKATMDVPSPAAGVVKELKVKVGDRVGEGAVVLTLEAAAAASVSQAAAEAPKPAAPAAPAAAPAPAAAPAAPLPAGSYSGAVDIECEMLVLGAGPGGYSAAFRSADLGMKTVMVERYPTLGGVCLNVGCIPSKALLHVANVIEEASHFADVGVAFDKPTVDLNRLRAHKEKVIGKLTGGLAGMAKARKVDIVRGYGQFLDAYHLEVALTTGSGSELSGEKKVIRFQKAIIAAGSQAVKLPFLPDDPRIVDSTGALELRQVPKRMLVIGGGIIGLEMATVYSALGARIDVVEALEGLMTGADRDAVKVWEKQNLHRFDKVMLKTRTVGVTCRPDGILVKFEGENAPADEQKYDLILSAVGRSPNGKKIGAEKAGVHVTDRGFIPVDKQQRTNVPHIFGIGDIVGQPMLAHKGVHEAHVAAEVAAGQKSFFDATIIPSVAYTEPEVAWVGVTEIDAKASGRKINVAKFPWAASGRAIANGCDYGFTKLIFDEETHRVVGGSIVGPNAGDMIGEIALAIEMGCDAVDIGKTIHPHPTLGESIGMTAEVFEGTCTDLPPMKKK; via the coding sequence ATGAGCCAGATTATCGAAGTGAAGGTGCCGGACATCGGCGACTTCAAGGATGTGCCGATCATCGAGATCGCGGTCAAGCCGGGTGACACCGTCAAGGCCGAAGACGCGCTGCTGACGCTCGAATCCGACAAGGCGACGATGGATGTGCCGAGCCCGGCTGCCGGCGTCGTCAAGGAGCTCAAGGTCAAGGTGGGCGACCGCGTAGGCGAAGGTGCCGTGGTGCTGACGCTGGAAGCGGCTGCTGCTGCCTCTGTTTCCCAAGCTGCCGCCGAAGCGCCGAAGCCCGCAGCGCCCGCAGCGCCCGCTGCCGCCCCGGCTCCTGCGGCAGCCCCGGCGGCCCCGCTGCCTGCCGGCAGCTACAGCGGCGCAGTCGATATCGAGTGCGAAATGCTGGTGCTGGGCGCAGGCCCCGGCGGCTACTCCGCCGCCTTCCGCTCGGCCGACCTCGGCATGAAGACGGTGATGGTCGAACGCTACCCGACGCTGGGCGGCGTGTGCCTGAACGTCGGCTGTATCCCGTCCAAGGCGTTGCTGCACGTGGCAAACGTGATCGAGGAGGCCTCGCACTTTGCCGACGTGGGCGTCGCCTTCGACAAGCCCACGGTGGATCTGAACCGCCTGCGTGCGCACAAGGAAAAGGTCATCGGCAAGCTGACCGGTGGCCTCGCCGGCATGGCCAAGGCGCGCAAGGTCGATATCGTTCGCGGCTACGGTCAGTTCCTCGACGCCTACCACCTGGAAGTGGCGCTGACCACCGGTTCGGGCTCCGAGCTGAGCGGCGAGAAGAAGGTCATCCGCTTCCAGAAGGCCATCATCGCGGCTGGTTCGCAGGCGGTGAAGCTGCCCTTCCTGCCGGACGATCCGCGTATTGTCGATTCCACCGGCGCGCTGGAACTGCGCCAGGTTCCGAAGCGCATGCTGGTGATCGGCGGCGGCATCATCGGCTTGGAAATGGCGACGGTGTATTCGGCGCTGGGCGCGCGCATCGACGTGGTCGAAGCGCTGGAAGGCCTGATGACCGGTGCCGACCGTGATGCGGTCAAGGTCTGGGAAAAGCAGAACCTGCACCGCTTCGACAAGGTCATGCTGAAGACCCGCACGGTGGGTGTGACGTGCCGGCCGGATGGCATCCTGGTGAAGTTCGAAGGCGAAAACGCTCCGGCCGACGAGCAGAAGTATGACCTGATCCTCTCCGCTGTGGGCCGCAGTCCCAACGGCAAGAAGATCGGCGCCGAGAAGGCCGGCGTGCATGTCACCGACCGCGGCTTCATCCCGGTCGACAAGCAGCAGCGCACCAATGTGCCGCACATCTTCGGTATCGGCGACATCGTCGGCCAGCCGATGCTGGCGCACAAGGGCGTGCATGAAGCACACGTCGCCGCGGAAGTGGCAGCCGGTCAGAAGTCCTTCTTCGACGCGACGATCATTCCGTCGGTGGCCTACACCGAGCCGGAAGTCGCCTGGGTTGGCGTGACCGAGATCGATGCCAAGGCGAGTGGCCGCAAGATTAACGTGGCGAAGTTCCCGTGGGCCGCTTCGGGTCGTGCCATCGCGAACGGCTGCGATTACGGCTTCACCAAGCTGATCTTCGACGAAGAGACGCATCGCGTGGTCGGCGGCAGCATCGTCGGCCCGAACGCGGGCGACATGATCGGCGAGATCGCGCTGGCGATCGAGATGGGTTGTGATGCGGTGGATATCGGCAAGACGATCCACCCGCACCCGACGCTGGGTGAGTCGATCGGCATGACGGCAGAGGTCTTCGAAGGCACCTGTACCGATCTGCCGCCGATGAAGAAGAAGTAA
- the holA gene encoding DNA polymerase III subunit delta yields the protein MAVRPEQLASQLERGLAPLYIVHGDEPLLVLEAGDAIRAAARTRGIDEREVLVVTQGFKWNTLEMAAGNLSLFGSSKLIDLRIPTGKPGREGGEALQRYVKHLDPQGVITLITLPQLDWAARKAAWFVALLEAGVEVECNAPALPQLPDWLAGRLARQKQRAPRDALEFIAQHVEGNLLAAHQELQKLGLLFEPGELTLEQVQDSVLNVARYDTEKLRLALLEGDPARLTRLIEGLQGEGAAPPLVLWAMATEIRTLALLRAGQDSGQPLAALFKRERVFDREKQALIQRALPRLPLGTLRAALMHAARVDRIIKGVGDGELWNEFLQLALRLANTPRRRRA from the coding sequence ATGGCGGTTCGGCCGGAACAGCTCGCCAGCCAGCTCGAACGCGGCCTCGCGCCGCTCTACATCGTGCATGGTGACGAACCACTGCTGGTGCTCGAAGCCGGCGACGCGATCCGCGCCGCAGCACGCACCCGTGGCATCGACGAACGCGAAGTGCTGGTCGTCACCCAGGGCTTCAAGTGGAACACCCTGGAGATGGCCGCGGGTAACTTGTCCCTGTTCGGCTCCAGCAAGCTGATCGACCTGCGCATTCCGACCGGCAAGCCCGGCCGCGAAGGCGGCGAGGCGCTGCAGCGCTACGTCAAACACCTCGACCCGCAAGGCGTCATCACGCTGATCACGCTGCCGCAACTCGACTGGGCTGCCCGCAAGGCCGCATGGTTCGTCGCGCTGCTCGAAGCCGGCGTCGAAGTCGAATGCAATGCGCCGGCCCTGCCCCAGTTGCCGGACTGGCTGGCCGGGCGGCTGGCACGCCAGAAGCAGCGCGCACCGCGCGATGCGCTGGAATTCATTGCCCAGCACGTCGAAGGCAACCTGCTCGCCGCACATCAGGAGTTGCAGAAGCTCGGCCTGCTGTTCGAGCCAGGCGAGCTGACGCTTGAGCAGGTGCAGGACTCGGTGCTGAACGTCGCGCGTTACGACACGGAAAAGCTGCGCCTCGCCCTGCTCGAAGGCGACCCCGCCCGCCTGACCCGTCTGATCGAAGGTTTGCAAGGCGAAGGCGCGGCGCCACCGCTGGTGCTGTGGGCGATGGCGACCGAGATCCGCACGCTGGCGCTGCTGCGCGCAGGGCAAGACAGCGGTCAACCGCTCGCGGCGCTGTTCAAGCGCGAGCGGGTGTTTGATCGCGAGAAACAGGCTCTGATTCAGCGCGCCCTGCCACGTCTGCCGCTCGGCACACTGCGCGCGGCACTGATGCATGCCGCCCGCGTCGACCGCATCATCAAGGGCGTCGGCGATGGCGAGCTCTGGAACGAGTTCCTGCAGTTAGCTTTGCGGCTGGCGAACACACCACGGCGCCGGCGAGCCTGA
- the lptE gene encoding LPS assembly lipoprotein LptE: MTRIRSALLLAGLTLLGACGFHLRGPQPLPFKSIHLGVSAYSESGANLRRQIAANGGTKIVDSPAEAEVSLVILQDVKEKIILSLNTDGRVREYELRDRIVFKVVDRGGREVIPATEVATKREMTFNDALVLAKEQEEAQYYREMENDLIQRVLRRMAAAPWPLPELPATQSAPTR, encoded by the coding sequence GTGACTCGAATCCGATCCGCCCTTCTGCTTGCAGGGCTGACCCTGCTCGGCGCCTGCGGCTTCCACCTGCGCGGCCCGCAGCCGCTGCCGTTCAAGTCGATCCACCTGGGTGTGTCGGCCTACAGCGAATCAGGCGCCAACCTGCGCCGGCAGATCGCAGCCAACGGCGGCACCAAGATCGTGGATAGCCCGGCCGAAGCCGAAGTCAGCCTGGTAATCCTTCAGGACGTGAAGGAGAAGATCATCCTGAGCCTGAACACCGACGGCCGTGTGCGTGAATACGAGCTGCGCGACCGCATCGTGTTCAAGGTGGTCGATCGCGGCGGGCGCGAAGTGATCCCGGCCACCGAAGTCGCCACGAAGCGCGAGATGACCTTCAACGACGCACTGGTGCTGGCGAAGGAACAGGAAGAAGCGCAGTACTACCGCGAGATGGAGAACGACCTGATCCAACGCGTGCTGCGCCGCATGGCTGCCGCACCGTGGCCGCTGCCGGAGTTGCCGGCCACCCAATCGGCGCCGACGCGCTAA
- a CDS encoding GNAT family N-acetyltransferase, which yields MAAEPKIRRAEPGDAAALARLMAPPEVFANTLQLPYPGIELWVERLKNNKPNESPLVAEVDGQIVGCAGLHREIEVRRAHAAQLGITVDLAWQGQGIGRALMTALLDTADNWLGLLRIELQVFADNARAIKLYESCGFVQEAVLKSHGLRNGDYVDTLVMARLHPKPPRLRPEIQP from the coding sequence GTGGCCGCCGAGCCCAAGATCCGACGTGCAGAGCCGGGCGACGCAGCAGCGCTTGCCCGGCTGATGGCGCCGCCCGAAGTATTTGCCAACACGCTGCAGCTGCCCTACCCCGGTATCGAACTGTGGGTGGAACGGCTCAAGAACAACAAGCCGAACGAGTCGCCGCTGGTGGCGGAAGTCGACGGACAAATCGTCGGCTGCGCCGGCCTTCATCGCGAGATCGAAGTGCGGCGCGCCCACGCAGCCCAGCTCGGCATCACCGTCGATCTGGCTTGGCAGGGCCAGGGCATCGGCCGCGCACTGATGACGGCCCTGCTCGACACCGCCGACAACTGGCTCGGCCTGTTGCGGATCGAACTGCAGGTGTTCGCCGATAACGCGCGCGCGATAAAGCTGTACGAGTCCTGCGGCTTCGTGCAGGAAGCGGTACTGAAAAGCCACGGGCTGCGCAACGGCGACTATGTGGACACCCTCGTGATGGCGCGCCTTCACCCCAAGCCGCCGCGCCTGCGGCCGGAGATTCAACCGTGA
- the leuS gene encoding leucine--tRNA ligase, with translation MQDKYTPAEIESAAQQHWDSTQAFEVSRDDSLPKYYCLSMFPYPSGKLHMGHVRNYTIGDVLSRSHKMRGYNVLQPMGWDAFGLPAENAAIKNGVPPAKWTRENIAYMKKQLKSLGFAIDWSRELATCDASYYKWNQWLFLRMLEKGIAYKKTQVVNWDPVDQTVLANEQVIDGRGWRTGAVVEKREIPGYYLGITQYAEELLGDLDELTGWPERVKLMQANWIGKSIGVRFAFPHEISDESGLIGDGKLWVFTTRADTIMGVTFCAVAAEHPLATHAAKNNPELAAFIDKCKHGSVMEADMATMEKEGLPTGLFVTHPLTGKQVEVWVGNYVLMSYGDGAVMGVPAHDERDFAFAKKYGIAIEQVIQHPLRTILDAGHKSGDEAADRAFTEFDLAGWKSWYDTKDGTCINSGKYDGLTYGPAVDAVASDLTALGLGEKKVQWRLRDWGISRQRYWGCPIPIIHCDDCGSVPVPDDQLPVVLPEDCVPDGSGNPLNKLESFLACNCPKCGKPARRETDTMDTFVDSSWYYARYASTFSDKAMVDAETNYWMTVDQYIGGIEHAILHLLYSRFWTKVMRDLGLVTYREPFSHLLTQGMVLKTAFSHKPEGGGKNYYWEDEVEIERGPQGQILGAKLKKDGTPLDFEMTTMSKSKNNGVDPQSLIEQYGADTARFFMMFAAPPEQTLEWSDAGVEGSYRFLRRVWKFACDQKSVIESGLSHLANGAALQAAAPEIKSVRREIHLLLKQANYDLSKQQFNTVASATMKMLNTLERMPLAAREVGTSQDVAETFAAAYAVAAEGFGILLRVLSPITPHIAHALWRELGYGDDILHAAWPEPQEDALIQDEVELVLQVLGKTRGSIKVPASADKAAIEAAAVASEVAQKFMEGKPAKKVIVVPGRLVNIVC, from the coding sequence ATGCAGGACAAATACACGCCGGCCGAGATCGAGTCCGCGGCCCAACAACACTGGGATTCCACCCAGGCCTTTGAAGTCTCCCGGGACGATTCGCTCCCGAAGTACTACTGCCTGTCGATGTTCCCGTACCCCTCGGGCAAGCTGCACATGGGGCACGTGCGCAACTACACGATCGGCGATGTGCTGTCCCGCTCGCACAAGATGCGCGGCTACAACGTGCTGCAGCCGATGGGCTGGGATGCCTTCGGCCTGCCGGCCGAGAACGCGGCGATCAAGAACGGCGTGCCGCCGGCCAAGTGGACCCGCGAGAACATCGCCTACATGAAGAAGCAGCTCAAGTCGCTCGGTTTCGCGATCGACTGGAGCCGTGAGCTCGCCACCTGCGACGCCAGCTACTACAAGTGGAACCAGTGGCTGTTCCTGCGCATGCTCGAAAAGGGCATCGCCTACAAGAAGACTCAGGTCGTGAACTGGGACCCGGTCGACCAGACCGTGCTCGCCAACGAGCAGGTGATCGACGGCCGCGGCTGGCGTACCGGCGCGGTGGTCGAGAAACGCGAGATCCCCGGTTACTACCTTGGTATCACCCAGTACGCCGAAGAGTTGCTGGGTGACCTGGATGAGCTGACCGGCTGGCCAGAACGCGTAAAGCTGATGCAGGCCAACTGGATCGGCAAGAGCATCGGCGTGCGCTTCGCGTTCCCGCACGAGATTTCGGACGAGTCTGGCCTGATCGGCGACGGCAAGCTGTGGGTCTTCACCACCCGCGCCGACACGATCATGGGCGTGACCTTCTGCGCGGTCGCCGCCGAGCACCCGCTCGCGACCCACGCGGCGAAGAACAACCCCGAGCTCGCCGCCTTCATCGACAAGTGCAAGCACGGCTCGGTGATGGAAGCCGACATGGCGACGATGGAGAAGGAAGGCCTGCCGACCGGCCTCTTCGTCACCCATCCGCTGACCGGCAAGCAAGTCGAAGTCTGGGTCGGCAACTATGTGCTGATGAGCTACGGCGACGGCGCCGTGATGGGTGTGCCGGCCCACGACGAGCGCGACTTCGCCTTCGCGAAGAAGTACGGCATCGCGATCGAGCAGGTGATTCAACACCCTCTGCGTACGATTCTTGATGCGGGTCACAAAAGCGGAGACGAAGCCGCAGACCGAGCCTTTACAGAATTTGACCTTGCCGGGTGGAAGTCGTGGTACGACACCAAAGACGGGACTTGCATCAACAGCGGCAAGTACGATGGGCTGACGTACGGCCCTGCCGTCGATGCTGTTGCGAGCGACCTCACCGCACTCGGACTCGGCGAGAAGAAGGTGCAGTGGCGCCTGCGCGACTGGGGCATCTCGCGCCAGCGCTACTGGGGCTGCCCGATCCCGATCATCCACTGCGATGACTGCGGCTCGGTGCCGGTGCCGGATGATCAGCTGCCGGTCGTGCTGCCGGAAGACTGCGTGCCGGATGGCTCAGGCAATCCGCTCAACAAGCTCGAAAGCTTCCTCGCCTGCAACTGCCCGAAGTGCGGCAAGCCGGCGCGCCGCGAGACGGACACGATGGACACCTTCGTCGATTCGTCCTGGTACTACGCGCGCTACGCCAGCACCTTCTCGGACAAGGCGATGGTCGATGCCGAGACCAACTACTGGATGACCGTTGACCAGTACATCGGCGGCATCGAACACGCGATCCTGCACCTGCTCTACTCGCGCTTCTGGACCAAGGTGATGCGTGACCTCGGCCTGGTGACTTACCGCGAACCCTTCTCGCACCTGCTCACGCAGGGCATGGTGCTGAAGACCGCGTTCTCGCACAAGCCAGAGGGCGGCGGCAAGAATTACTACTGGGAAGACGAGGTCGAGATCGAGCGCGGCCCGCAAGGCCAGATCCTTGGTGCCAAGCTCAAGAAGGACGGCACCCCGCTGGACTTCGAAATGACCACCATGTCGAAGTCGAAGAACAACGGCGTCGATCCGCAAAGCCTTATCGAACAGTACGGTGCCGACACTGCGCGCTTCTTCATGATGTTCGCTGCGCCGCCAGAGCAAACGTTGGAGTGGTCCGATGCTGGGGTCGAGGGCTCCTATCGTTTCCTGCGGCGCGTCTGGAAGTTCGCATGTGACCAGAAATCAGTCATCGAATCAGGACTGAGCCACCTTGCGAACGGTGCTGCGTTGCAGGCTGCAGCACCCGAAATCAAGAGCGTGCGACGCGAGATTCACCTGTTGCTCAAGCAAGCCAACTACGACTTGAGCAAGCAACAGTTCAACACCGTTGCGTCCGCAACGATGAAGATGCTCAACACTCTCGAACGTATGCCGCTTGCCGCCCGCGAAGTCGGCACCAGTCAAGATGTCGCGGAGACATTCGCAGCCGCCTATGCGGTTGCCGCTGAAGGCTTCGGCATCCTGCTGCGCGTGCTCTCGCCGATCACGCCGCATATCGCACACGCGCTGTGGCGCGAGCTGGGCTACGGCGACGACATCCTCCACGCCGCCTGGCCAGAGCCGCAGGAAGATGCGCTGATTCAGGATGAGGTGGAGCTGGTGCTGCAGGTGCTGGGCAAGACCCGCGGCAGCATTAAGGTCCCCGCTTCGGCCGACAAGGCAGCGATCGAGGCCGCCGCAGTGGCGTCCGAAGTCGCGCAGAAGTTCATGGAAGGCAAGCCGGCGAAGAAGGTCATCGTCGTGCCGGGCCGCCTGGTGAACATCGTCTGCTGA
- a CDS encoding oxidoreductase, translating to MSSTVRVGVVGFGFATATFHAPLIASVPGLELIAMSSSDPAKVHAAWPQVEVCESPDALFARSDIDLVVIPTPNETHYPLAVKALAAGKHVVVDKPFTLDAGEARDLIARAESAGRVLSVFHNRRWDADFLTVQKVLASGDLGRVAHFESHFDRYRPQVRQRWRESGAPGSGLWYDLGSHLLDQTLQLFGTPQTISLDLAKQRDGAAADDWFHAVLRYDTLRVILHGSALVPELGPRYVLHGTLGSFTKYGLDPQEDALKLGGRPGGADWGIDPRPGVLTISSGDTLIPHQHAGERGDYSRYYAAVRDAILQGAPNPVPASDALKVMQLIELGLVAFRDGRVARVGELG from the coding sequence ATGAGTTCAACAGTGCGAGTCGGCGTCGTCGGCTTCGGTTTTGCGACCGCCACCTTCCATGCGCCCCTAATCGCCTCGGTGCCGGGTTTGGAGCTGATTGCCATGTCCAGCAGCGACCCGGCCAAGGTGCACGCTGCTTGGCCGCAGGTCGAGGTGTGTGAGTCACCGGATGCGTTGTTCGCGCGGTCGGACATCGACCTCGTCGTGATCCCGACGCCCAACGAGACCCACTACCCGCTCGCGGTAAAGGCGTTGGCCGCCGGCAAGCATGTTGTGGTCGACAAACCCTTCACGCTGGATGCGGGCGAGGCGCGAGACCTGATCGCCCGCGCCGAATCCGCGGGCCGTGTGTTGTCGGTGTTCCACAACCGCCGGTGGGATGCCGATTTCCTCACCGTGCAGAAGGTGCTGGCTTCAGGCGATCTGGGGCGCGTGGCGCACTTCGAATCGCATTTCGATCGCTACCGGCCGCAGGTGCGTCAGCGCTGGCGCGAATCCGGCGCGCCGGGCAGCGGACTCTGGTACGACCTCGGCTCCCATCTGCTGGATCAAACCCTGCAGCTGTTCGGTACGCCGCAGACGATTTCGCTCGACCTGGCAAAGCAACGCGATGGCGCTGCTGCGGACGACTGGTTCCATGCCGTCCTGCGTTACGACACGCTCCGCGTGATCCTGCATGGCAGTGCGCTGGTGCCGGAGCTCGGGCCGCGCTACGTGCTGCACGGAACGCTCGGCAGCTTTACGAAGTATGGGCTTGATCCGCAGGAAGACGCGCTGAAGCTGGGCGGCCGGCCAGGTGGCGCCGATTGGGGCATCGATCCGCGGCCGGGTGTCCTCACGATCAGTTCGGGCGACACCCTGATCCCGCACCAGCACGCCGGCGAGCGGGGTGACTACAGTCGCTACTACGCCGCGGTGCGCGACGCGATCCTGCAGGGCGCGCCGAACCCGGTGCCAGCGAGCGATGCGCTGAAAGTGATGCAGTTGATCGAGCTTGGGCTGGTGGCCTTCCGCGACGGGCGCGTCGCCCGCGTCGGCGAACTCGGTTGA
- a CDS encoding heme-degrading domain-containing protein, translated as MDFEHELEKLARQEEALIFPAFDEDIAWRLGEALRARAKAAGQAVTIVIRRGEDIVFLHAMPGTSPANADWARRKHNVVTLMQRSSYAVSLECRRDGKGLDEKMGLPLRDYAWHGGCFPIRVAAAGMIGTVTVSGLPQRADHELVVAGLAQLLGHDEATLALD; from the coding sequence ATGGACTTCGAACACGAACTGGAAAAACTCGCGCGGCAGGAAGAGGCCCTCATCTTCCCGGCCTTCGACGAAGACATTGCATGGCGCTTGGGTGAGGCGCTGCGGGCGCGCGCGAAGGCCGCTGGCCAGGCGGTGACGATCGTCATCCGCCGTGGCGAGGACATCGTGTTCCTGCACGCCATGCCGGGCACCTCGCCGGCCAATGCGGACTGGGCGCGCCGCAAGCACAACGTGGTCACGCTGATGCAGCGCAGCTCCTACGCGGTATCGCTGGAGTGCCGCCGCGACGGCAAGGGGCTGGACGAAAAGATGGGCCTGCCGCTGCGCGACTACGCCTGGCACGGCGGCTGTTTCCCGATCCGCGTTGCCGCCGCTGGGATGATCGGCACCGTCACGGTGTCGGGGCTGCCGCAGCGCGCGGATCACGAACTGGTCGTGGCGGGGCTGGCGCAGTTACTCGGTCACGACGAGGCGACGCTCGCGCTGGATTGA
- a CDS encoding MipA/OmpV family protein, which translates to MKPFPLLASLAVLVAVPAHAADLPKWELGLGVGAMTLPDYRGSDEQHAYLLPVPFVVYRGDRLRADRDGLRGKLFDSDRLELDISLSAGVPVRSNSNEARAGMPDLKPTIEIGPQIVWRIAGSWEDGYRLMARLPIRKVIAIGTSQDAGWASTPTLSFDIFDQPVPGWRFAVSGGPYFGDRASHAYVYDVAPEYARVDRPAYAAKSGYGGAQLTLTLSRRMGRAWFGSFVRGSTVSGAAFEDSPLVRQSNNITAGISVAWSLWESGERVDRPIDE; encoded by the coding sequence ATGAAGCCTTTCCCCCTGCTGGCGTCGCTCGCCGTGCTGGTTGCCGTGCCTGCGCACGCGGCCGACCTGCCCAAGTGGGAGCTCGGTCTGGGCGTGGGCGCCATGACCTTGCCGGACTACCGAGGGTCCGACGAGCAGCACGCCTATCTGCTGCCGGTGCCGTTCGTGGTCTACCGCGGTGATCGCCTGCGCGCCGATCGCGACGGTCTGCGCGGCAAGTTGTTCGATTCGGACCGGCTGGAACTGGACATCAGCCTCTCCGCCGGTGTGCCTGTGCGCAGCAACAGCAACGAAGCACGGGCTGGCATGCCGGACCTGAAGCCAACGATCGAGATCGGCCCGCAGATTGTCTGGCGGATTGCGGGTAGCTGGGAAGACGGCTATCGCCTGATGGCGCGGCTGCCAATCCGCAAGGTGATCGCGATCGGAACCTCGCAGGACGCCGGTTGGGCAAGCACGCCAACGCTCTCGTTCGACATCTTCGATCAGCCGGTGCCTGGCTGGCGTTTCGCGGTGTCCGGCGGGCCTTACTTTGGCGACCGTGCGAGCCATGCCTATGTATATGACGTTGCGCCGGAATACGCTCGCGTTGATCGCCCCGCCTATGCGGCGAAGTCGGGCTACGGCGGCGCACAGCTCACGCTGACCTTGTCGCGCCGCATGGGGCGGGCGTGGTTCGGCAGTTTCGTGCGCGGCAGCACCGTTTCCGGCGCCGCCTTCGAAGACAGCCCGCTGGTACGGCAAAGCAACAACATCACGGCCGGCATTTCGGTGGCGTGGTCGCTATGGGAATCGGGCGAGCGGGTCGACCGGCCGATCGACGAATAA